The nucleotide window GTCGCGAGTTCATGGCTTGCCGGCTGTATTCCAACACCATACAGCCGCCGCCGATTACAAAGATGATGGCCTCTCCCACCAGCTCTGCCCCCAGTTCGGCTGCTGCCTCCTCATTCAGGGGCTTGATGGTGGAGGCTCGGAAACCCATGATCCGCATCTTGGTCCTCATCTCAATCCAGTGGTATACTGAATAGAGAATACATACAATATATAATTTGTCAGTTTTTCTAATATACTTTTATACTACTAATATTCATGTGGAGACTTATTGAGAGTTGTGCAGTTGAGTTGGTGTTTTAAATAATCTGTGAACTGTCTATGTTGAATTCATACTTGTTTGTCATCGCTTGTTTCAAACGAACGTTTTTCAGCAAAGAGCTGGTCATTCATATTGTATCGTCCTAACCTTACTAGCTTTAGTTGAAATACTGTCAAAGCGAAATGCTAGTCACCGCTGGTCAAAAGGCACTTTCAAAAGGATTCATTCCACCTCAATGACAAACGCGTTCACACAGCGAGAACAGCCCCATTGGGTAACATCTCTTTCAATCACAAAAATACACCCATTTAAGACTACACCCATGTTAACGATTGGCTCAAAAGTAGTGACAGGTAAATCTCATTGGTTATCGTCACAGGACAGTCATCCCGTGTTGCGTGCAATCTCTGGATGTCAGAGACAGAGGCGGTAAAACATGGCATATAGACTACAATTACTCACACTGTGCTGGTGGAAGGCATACGTAATTCTTGAAGAACTCGCTTCTTCTAGCCCCTGCCTTAATCCTGTTCGCCACAGGTTTGCTCATTTGCCGTACACCAAGGTAGAGCAGCTTGGCGATAGGGAAGGCACCAACCACCATCTTGACGGAAACACTTCACTTGAGGGGCGGGACAAAGAGGTGACAGTGCGAGGTTATTTTAATATTCATGAcgttcggttgaaacacaccCACTTCAGTAATCTTGTTCACGTCATCATTATTAAATTCATAATTTAGTTAATTGGTTGAAGTTCAAAAGCCGGTACGATTAACCTTTGTTTCCCATTTATGCTTCTAAATCTGTGAGGGAGATTCTCCAGTAGCCCGTATTGTTTCAGTACATGTTTCATGTTTGCATAGAAAAATACATGATCTAAAATGCGTTTGCAAGATGGGACCACTGGAGGGTAGGCTTACCTGCGCCAGCTGTGGACGAAGAACAGCTGGCTCGGGTTACAGCAACGCAGCAGACAATGTGGGTTGGACTATGAACGTACCAAAATAACTTGCTTTACTCAAAACGCATTGACTGAATGCCTCAACTTAATACCTCCATAAACAGTTTTGTAAAGACAAAGAGGGATTGTTCCTACTTCAGAAAACGTATTTCGGTTGAGGATCGGCTGTTGTTTGTACGAAGACGGCAGGTTTTTGGGGGTAAGGAAGGCTTTAATTAGAAGTATGTTTCAGTTGGATATAGAAAGAGTCGCAACATGACAAGTATATAGCCCACTTAAGGATCGTTTCTTAGTTGAATAGGCCAATAGACTATTGTTTCTgttgtttctgttttgtttatCTGTATGTTTTAATGAGAGATAGCCTACTGTGAGAATTGCGGCGTGAGTGGTAAATGTGAAGAGGACCGCATAGCTTTCTTGAACTAATGAAAGTCAGATGTTCTCAATGCACAAAACATGGATCAAGCCATAGAATGGCCTGCAGGCTAGACACTTAAAAGTCTGCAAGTTTACGATGGATATAGCCGTGCAATCATCTCGACTAGAATATCTCTTTATTTTTTAAAGACATGGTGAAAAGAATGACATTTCAAACCATTTGATAAAATTGTTAAAAACATTTCAACCAACTTGAAAAAACTGTCTGTGAAGTTAATAGTTTTACCTCGTTGGATCACTCATGGCGTGTCTCCAAGCTAAACCAGCTGGACAGCATTGCCGTTAATGCCGGTTATTTTCTCTAACCTGCACTAGGAATTTCCATCAAACATAAATCTCTTGTCACACACATGACCCACTAACCAGATCTGAAGAGGTTCTATATACACTTTTCAAACTTTCAAACACTTGTTCAttatggttctgtgtgtgtccgcTAATCCTGGTAGCCTACTATCCATATTTAGTCTCCATATGTACTACTTTTAATGATGGTATACATAATATTTTCCCCTAATGCTACTCTGCAGAGCTCAAACAATGTTTGGTGTGGATGTTAGATATGCCATATCGGTTGGTGTGAAATTCAGAGATTCCTTAGTCACATGCTGGCATAAAGGATATGTGTTGTTTTGGGACCTGATCAGTATAGTTGGGGTGTGAGCAGAAATCAAGAAATGTCCAATAAGTCACTCATCCTAACTTTGACTGCAGagttacttgtgtgtgtgtgtgcgtgggagagTGAATGTGGTTGAGAAATATTTACAGTCACTACAATTTCCGATGGGTGTCTAAAATAAGAACAGTGACTGTATACGTTTTGTTTTAAGCCCAGATGTGTAAGACATTGCTTCCTTTCAATGAATTGGGTGGAGTGTCGTCGGTTAGAGTGAGGTTGCTTTTTTTTAATGACCCATTGTGGTAGGATGAATCAAGAGTAAGGGTGTGGGATCTGAATCCATAGTCATGTGTATCTTTAGCAATTACTTTGCTCTATAAACATCCTTCATAGACACTAcatagtgtctgtgtgtgtgtgtgtgtgtgtgtgtgtgtgtgtgtatgtctacaaAGACACACTTACTTTGAAGTTTGGGTCATGGCTCAAagcatttatttttaaacctgtGTAACCTTAAGATACAAAGTTTCTGTCAAGTCATGTTGTGGATCATAGTCTAACCTTATGAGATTATCTTGGAAGAATTCCGACCCTCAACCCCCCCGACAGACTAACTGTCAGACACACCTGATTAATAACTGGTCTCTCTTCCCCAGTGCGGAGAGACATACATTCCTGATAGGTTACGCAATGTCAGAGCACAGCACCACTTACCTGTGTTGCTGCTTGATAGTATATGTAAGATGGTTCCATAGAGTCAAATGTTTGTTTAGTTTTGTACTGACCTGTGACAGAGATCTAATGACATGATTTAAAAGGTGCTATAGAGTAACAAATCATTTAAACCCATCCAAGATAAACAAGGTGGCTTCTGATGAATTGCTGCAACATGGCAGGCTGACTTCTTTGTGACCTGAAAGAGCATCAACCAGAATGTCAAGCTTGCCTGTCAGAAGCTGCAGGAGTTTTATGTAAAACATCAGGCGTGTACTAGCTCGGGTTAACTGTCAGGTGGAAATTATTCGGAGGAATGTCAATGTATCAGTTAGAGGCCGGAGGGTCGCTGGATGGGATCCCATGGCAACAGTCCTGTGGGATGTTGTGTCTGCCAGCTAGCCTACACTGCCTGGTCCGTGGtctccagagagagggagagtctggCGAGGGAAGGTGCTGGCGTGGGCAGATGAAACTGAAACGGGACACGTAGGAAATGAATGAAAGGATGGAAGGATGGGGGGGGAAATGAGCAACTGAACAGAAACCGGAGGCTCTGCCTGACATTTGTAATCACGAGCCCTGGAGAGAAAaaattgagagagacagagagagacagagagagagagagagacagagagagagacagagagacagagaaacaagaATGGAGGGAGTGTTTGTAGTCATTATGGACACACCCTAGGATTCTGCTAAGGGTAGCCCATTGTTGTCTTTAATCCTTTAATATCTCTTCACTTCCCACAGTCAACCTCCAGCTTCTCCCCCCTCATCTGCCTCTGTCATTACAGAACTCTAATGGGACCAGCTGTCACATGACCCAGTAGGCAGACTTTGAGGAGGTCTACATAACCAGCGCAAAGGTGTTGCATGCAGACATGTTTCATCATAAAAAACAATCCCTAGAATAGCGTGTGCAGTACGGCAGGCTCTGAATCAAGTTCCCCAGCATACTTTAACATGGCAGGAGACATTTTAGAAGAGCGCTGAAGGATGGAGAAGGGTAGCAAAAacagagggagtgtggaagggagaaagagagagataacagGGTTAAATGAGTTACTGAGTAGAGTGAGAGCTGGTATGTTTGAATGACTCATATGAGtcatggagagggggagagagagagagaatgacagagagacagaacgagtatgggagggagagacatagagcgggagagaaagtgagagacagaaagggagtcTTCTGTGTGCAATGCTCTCAGAAAACACAGATAAGCTGAACAGCAGTGGCCCCAGG belongs to Hypomesus transpacificus isolate Combined female chromosome 15, fHypTra1, whole genome shotgun sequence and includes:
- the opa3 gene encoding optic atrophy 3 protein homolog, with amino-acid sequence MVVGAFPIAKLLYLGVRQMSKPVANRIKAGARRSEFFKNYVCLPPAQLYHWIEMRTKMRIMGFRASTIKPLNEEAAAELGAELVGEAIIFVIGGGCMVLEYSRQAMNSRRKEDELNETITSLQTQLGELALTTETLDAQLREMNRLMLSFPIPAAPATVSK